In one window of Pseudomonas chlororaphis subsp. chlororaphis DNA:
- a CDS encoding terpene synthase family protein — translation MSTLTLPPIACPLPYRIYPYSERLEAGTREWMDRWQLYSDEQHRQRLSKIGCGRLAALMYPSAATPEIAQIMSDYVLWAFSFDDEYCDEGLMSQKPELSIAAMQQMQRAIESPEVPAFPENRYAMALRDIRRRLDRYTTALHVSRFVNTQRGYFMVEVGKLVNPRPNLSECVLLRLCSGGGMVFPTFGHMSTLVEISQSDVEDRRLCALSEMAGMMIVWESDFFSYAKELAREPEDRQHNIVSLIRQQHGVSHAQALAQAFSLRDRTAGLYLRLRASVLSQASPEVAAYIESLDCYWRGGLEWISENPRYRYLNGVDGAAAYQGGVLTETLPDDRFGTIDIPSIAWWWHYDPARQ, via the coding sequence ATGAGTACGTTGACCTTGCCCCCTATAGCTTGCCCCCTGCCTTACAGGATCTATCCGTACAGCGAAAGGCTTGAAGCCGGTACCAGGGAGTGGATGGACAGATGGCAACTCTACAGTGACGAACAGCATCGCCAGCGGCTGAGCAAGATCGGTTGCGGGCGTCTGGCCGCGCTGATGTACCCCAGTGCCGCGACCCCTGAGATCGCACAGATCATGTCGGATTATGTGCTCTGGGCCTTCTCGTTCGACGATGAGTATTGCGACGAAGGCCTGATGAGCCAAAAGCCCGAGCTGTCGATCGCCGCGATGCAGCAGATGCAACGCGCGATCGAGTCGCCCGAGGTCCCTGCCTTTCCTGAAAACCGCTACGCCATGGCCCTGCGCGATATTCGTCGACGACTGGATCGGTACACCACTGCGCTGCATGTTTCGCGCTTCGTCAATACTCAGCGCGGCTACTTCATGGTCGAGGTCGGGAAGCTGGTCAACCCGCGGCCGAACTTGAGCGAGTGCGTGCTGCTAAGGCTCTGCTCCGGCGGCGGCATGGTTTTCCCGACGTTTGGCCATATGAGCACACTGGTTGAGATCAGTCAGTCCGATGTCGAGGACCGGCGTCTGTGTGCGTTGAGTGAAATGGCCGGGATGATGATCGTCTGGGAAAGCGACTTCTTTTCCTATGCCAAAGAGCTGGCACGCGAACCTGAAGACCGCCAGCACAATATCGTTTCGCTGATTCGCCAACAGCATGGCGTTTCTCATGCCCAGGCCCTGGCTCAAGCCTTCAGCCTGCGGGACAGGACAGCCGGCCTGTACCTGCGTTTGCGGGCATCGGTATTGTCACAGGCCTCGCCCGAGGTCGCCGCCTATATCGAAAGCCTGGACTGTTACTGGCGTGGTGGACTGGAGTGGATCAGCGAGAACCCGCGCTACCGCTATCTCAATGGTGTCGACGGAGCAGCGGCCTATCAGGGTGGCGTACTTACCGAAACGCTGCCGGACGATCGCTTCGGGACGATCGACATCCCCAGCATTGCCTGGTGGTGGCACTACGATCCGGCCCGGCAGTGA
- a CDS encoding TetR/AcrR family transcriptional regulator, with amino-acid sequence MSPRQRAEMIEETRSKLIASARQAFGSLGYANTSMDELTAEAGLTRGALYHHFGDKKGLLAAVVEQLDAEMDQRLEAISRGTDDLWAAFVQRCRTYLEMAQEGEIQRIILQDARAVLGDLTEASEEQCVASLSALLDELMQASLVVNAPSEALARLINGSLLDASLWIARDEHPGQRLQQALAGLEALLQGLRVR; translated from the coding sequence ATGAGCCCGCGTCAACGCGCCGAGATGATCGAAGAAACCCGCAGCAAACTCATTGCCAGTGCCCGCCAGGCCTTTGGCAGCCTGGGTTATGCCAACACCTCGATGGACGAGCTGACGGCCGAGGCGGGCCTGACCCGGGGGGCCTTGTATCACCATTTCGGCGACAAGAAAGGCCTGCTGGCGGCGGTGGTGGAACAGCTCGACGCCGAGATGGACCAGCGCCTGGAGGCAATCTCGCGCGGCACCGACGACCTCTGGGCCGCCTTCGTCCAGCGTTGCCGCACTTACCTGGAAATGGCCCAGGAAGGGGAGATCCAGCGCATCATCCTGCAGGATGCACGCGCGGTACTCGGCGACCTGACCGAGGCCAGCGAGGAGCAGTGCGTGGCGTCCTTGAGCGCGCTGCTGGATGAGCTGATGCAGGCCAGCCTGGTGGTCAACGCCCCCAGCGAAGCCCTGGCGCGCCTGATCAACGGCAGCCTGCTCGACGCTTCGCTGTGGATCGCCCGGGATGAGCATCCGGGGCAACGATTGCAGCAGGCACTGGCCGGGCTGGAGGCGCTGCTGCAGGGCTTGCGGGTGCGCTGA
- the idi gene encoding isopentenyl-diphosphate Delta-isomerase: MEETLILVNANDDETGTAHKLPIHKQGLLHRAFSIFIFDDHDRLLLQQRAFGKYHSQGLWTNTCCGHPRHGEQTLAAARRRLREEMGLSCELLEVATLLYREQVSNQLIEHEYDHVFAGISHVDPQANPVEAHAWQWLDLAEIPERIGTAPDSFTVWFRRLFETPGLAGIRDWQTLARNNR, translated from the coding sequence GTGGAAGAAACACTTATTCTCGTCAATGCCAATGACGATGAAACTGGCACAGCGCACAAGTTACCTATCCACAAGCAAGGATTGCTGCACCGAGCGTTCTCGATCTTCATTTTCGATGACCACGACCGGCTGCTGCTGCAACAGCGTGCCTTCGGCAAATACCATTCCCAGGGTCTGTGGACCAACACCTGCTGCGGCCACCCGCGCCACGGCGAACAGACTCTCGCTGCCGCCAGACGCCGATTGCGCGAAGAAATGGGGCTGTCCTGCGAACTGTTGGAAGTCGCCACCTTGCTGTACCGCGAACAGGTGTCGAACCAACTCATCGAGCATGAATACGACCATGTGTTCGCCGGTATCAGCCACGTCGATCCGCAAGCCAATCCCGTAGAGGCCCACGCCTGGCAGTGGCTGGACCTGGCCGAGATTCCAGAACGCATTGGCACGGCGCCGGACAGCTTCACCGTGTGGTTTCGCAGGCTGTTCGAAACCCCAGGACTGGCCGGCATACGCGACTGGCAAACACTCGCGCGGAACAACCGGTAG
- a CDS encoding glucose 1-dehydrogenase, with the protein MNISLNQQVALVTGASSGIGAAAATALAAAGASVVLNYHRQAAPAEKLAADINACGGRAIAVGADISQEDQVQHLFDRALEAFGFLDILVANSGLQKDAATVDMTLEDWNQVISVNLTGQFLCARAALRIFNRQGIRTGVSRAAGKIIHMSSVHQRIPWAGHVNYAASKGGVDMLMRSLAQEVSHQRIRVNAIAPGAIATPLNRKATEGAAERKLLELIPYGRIGDVKDVANAVVWLASDASDYVLGSTLVIDGGMSLYPEFRDHG; encoded by the coding sequence ATGAACATCTCCCTGAACCAACAAGTCGCCCTGGTCACCGGCGCCAGTTCCGGCATCGGCGCCGCGGCGGCCACCGCCCTGGCCGCGGCCGGGGCCTCGGTGGTGCTCAATTACCATCGGCAGGCGGCGCCCGCGGAAAAGCTCGCCGCCGACATCAACGCCTGCGGCGGCCGGGCCATTGCCGTGGGCGCCGACATCTCCCAGGAAGACCAGGTCCAGCACCTGTTCGACAGGGCCCTGGAAGCCTTCGGTTTTCTCGATATCCTGGTGGCCAACTCGGGCCTGCAAAAAGACGCCGCCACAGTGGACATGACCCTGGAGGACTGGAACCAGGTGATCAGCGTCAACCTCACCGGCCAGTTCCTCTGCGCCCGCGCCGCCCTGCGCATTTTCAATCGCCAGGGCATCCGCACCGGCGTGTCGCGCGCCGCCGGCAAGATCATCCACATGAGCTCGGTGCACCAGCGGATACCCTGGGCCGGGCACGTCAATTACGCGGCGTCCAAGGGCGGCGTGGACATGCTGATGCGCAGCCTGGCCCAGGAGGTCAGCCACCAGCGCATCCGCGTCAATGCCATTGCCCCGGGCGCGATCGCCACGCCGCTCAATCGCAAGGCCACCGAGGGCGCGGCCGAGCGCAAGCTGCTCGAGCTGATTCCCTACGGGCGCATCGGCGACGTCAAGGACGTGGCCAACGCCGTGGTCTGGCTGGCCAGCGATGCATCCGACTACGTGCTCGGCAGCACCCTGGTGATCGATGGCGGCATGAGCCTGTACCCGGAGTTTCGCGACCATGGCTGA
- a CDS encoding isochorismatase family protein: MRQVLLIIDVQPSFNPPDWLVNGINALLGQLPSVATVERHDESRTPFVRQLGWCPAADDHSLVAADRVFIKHGYAPTPDTIAYLRSLAPDRVLVCGIQTDTCVLAAGFALFDAGLQPTLITDLTVGSSLDRSGQLGVRLWQHHFKHLVTSCELVQGATGR, from the coding sequence ATGCGCCAGGTATTACTGATCATCGATGTGCAACCCTCATTCAACCCGCCGGACTGGCTGGTGAATGGCATCAACGCCCTGCTCGGCCAGTTGCCCTCGGTGGCCACCGTCGAGCGTCATGACGAAAGTCGCACGCCCTTCGTCCGCCAGCTCGGCTGGTGCCCCGCCGCCGATGACCACAGCCTGGTCGCCGCCGACCGCGTGTTCATCAAGCACGGCTACGCCCCCACGCCGGACACCATCGCCTACCTGCGCAGCCTGGCCCCGGACCGTGTGCTGGTCTGCGGCATCCAGACCGACACCTGCGTGCTCGCCGCCGGCTTCGCCCTGTTCGACGCTGGTCTGCAACCAACGCTGATCACCGACCTGACCGTGGGCTCGTCACTGGACCGCAGCGGGCAGTTGGGCGTGCGGTTGTGGCAGCACCATTTCAAGCACCTGGTGACGAGCTGCGAGCTTGTGCAGGGCGCGACCGGGCGCTGA
- a CDS encoding cupin-like domain-containing protein, translating into MDLQTILSKLFANAGAVGIEGTFQFVFGPQLAFWSQVQAHSRTEAGRHPAPDVTIEVAQADFLGIMGGSANVEELFASGRLKIGGNMGLATLLPQIIDHARHGGGALEKKVEMNTRYPTPPRYSETVSAGLPTQRTVERRPRSGLSVEEFRTHYLPQGIPVVISDALQDWPLFQLSREESLVHFAELQGITRHGDYVKKTFSTERDFRSTSMAEFIASLDNPAPKNADGEPPAYMGNNILPAQLLEQIQYPPYFDRSLFIPPRIWIGPKGTLTPLHRDDTDNLFAQVWGQKSFILAAPHHREALGTWSTAPQGGLDGCEVNPDAPDYERFPASRNVTFLRVILEAGDLLFLPEGWFHQVESVSTSLSVNFWVNSGRGW; encoded by the coding sequence GTGGACTTGCAGACCATTCTGTCAAAGCTGTTCGCCAATGCCGGTGCCGTGGGAATCGAAGGCACCTTTCAATTCGTGTTCGGTCCACAGCTGGCATTCTGGTCACAGGTCCAGGCGCACAGCCGCACCGAAGCCGGCCGGCACCCGGCGCCCGATGTCACCATCGAGGTCGCCCAGGCCGACTTTCTCGGGATCATGGGCGGCAGCGCCAACGTCGAGGAACTGTTCGCCAGCGGCCGCCTGAAGATCGGCGGCAACATGGGCCTGGCCACGCTGCTGCCGCAGATCATCGACCATGCCCGGCATGGCGGTGGCGCGCTGGAAAAGAAAGTCGAGATGAACACTCGCTACCCCACCCCGCCGCGCTACAGCGAGACAGTCTCGGCCGGCCTGCCGACCCAGCGCACGGTGGAACGGCGTCCGCGCAGCGGGCTGTCGGTGGAGGAGTTCAGGACGCATTACCTGCCCCAGGGCATTCCCGTGGTGATCAGCGATGCCCTGCAGGACTGGCCGCTATTCCAGCTCAGCCGCGAAGAATCGCTGGTGCACTTCGCCGAACTGCAAGGCATCACCCGCCACGGCGACTACGTGAAAAAGACCTTTTCCACCGAGCGCGACTTCCGCTCCACCTCGATGGCCGAGTTCATCGCCTCGCTGGACAACCCGGCGCCGAAAAACGCCGACGGCGAACCGCCCGCCTACATGGGCAACAACATCCTGCCGGCGCAGTTGCTGGAGCAGATCCAGTACCCGCCCTACTTCGACCGCTCGCTGTTCATCCCGCCGCGGATCTGGATCGGCCCCAAGGGCACCCTGACCCCGCTGCACCGCGACGACACCGACAACCTGTTTGCCCAGGTCTGGGGCCAGAAGTCCTTCATCCTCGCCGCGCCCCACCACCGTGAGGCGCTGGGCACCTGGTCGACCGCGCCCCAGGGCGGGCTCGACGGTTGCGAGGTCAACCCTGACGCGCCGGACTACGAGCGTTTTCCGGCCTCGCGGAACGTGACCTTCCTGCGGGTCATCCTGGAAGCCGGCGACCTGCTGTTCCTGCCCGAAGGCTGGTTCCACCAGGTAGAGTCGGTGTCCACCTCGCTGTCGGTGAATTTCTGGGTCAACTCCGGGCGCGGCTGGTAG
- a CDS encoding glycoside hydrolase family 15 protein codes for MADTERQAPIDAHGIIGDLRSAALVNDKGSVDFFCWPEFDSPSIFCSLLDTPDAGIFQLAPDLPDARREQIYLPDSNVLQTRWLSERAVVEVTDLLPIGDSEDDLPLLIRRVRVVSGRATLRLRCAVRHDYARATTRARLDGDAVCFEAERQPGLRLIASQPLRIDRQAAVAEFELEQGQSAEFMLGGIDDPRLVTGGSGLCLERTLKFWRDWIGQSNYRGRWREMVNRSALALKLLTSRKHGAILAAATFGLPETPGGERNWDYRYTWIRDASFTVYAFMRLGFVAEANAYMRWLRGRVSDCCGQPAKLNILYAIDGRQQLPETRLPHLSGHGGATPVRIGNQAYEQVQLDIFGELLDAVYLVNKYGEAISHEGWKHVVDVVDQVCSSWDGEDVGIWEMRGEQHHFLHSRLMCWVALDRAIRLASKRSLPAPFARWDQTRQAIYDDIWSNFWNAERGHFVQYRGGTALDGSMLLMPLVRFVGARDPRWLATLEAIERTLVRDGMVYRYRNEDRQIDGLAGTEGAFAACSFWYVECLARAGRLDQAHLEFEQLLRYANPLGLYAEEFDSHARHLGNTPQALTHLALISAASFLDRRLSGEKILWQP; via the coding sequence ATGGCTGACACGGAACGACAGGCGCCGATCGACGCCCACGGCATCATCGGCGACCTGCGCAGCGCCGCGCTGGTCAACGACAAGGGCAGCGTGGATTTTTTCTGCTGGCCGGAGTTCGACAGCCCGTCGATCTTCTGCTCGCTGCTCGACACCCCGGACGCCGGCATCTTCCAGCTGGCGCCGGACCTGCCCGACGCCCGCCGCGAACAGATCTACCTGCCCGACAGCAACGTGCTGCAGACCCGCTGGCTGAGCGAACGGGCCGTGGTGGAAGTCACCGATTTGCTTCCGATCGGCGACAGCGAGGATGACCTGCCGCTGTTGATCCGCCGGGTGCGGGTGGTCAGCGGCCGCGCCACCCTGCGCCTGCGCTGCGCGGTGCGCCATGACTATGCCCGCGCCACCACCCGGGCGCGGCTGGACGGCGACGCCGTGTGCTTCGAGGCCGAGCGGCAGCCGGGCCTGCGCCTAATCGCCAGCCAGCCCCTGCGCATCGACCGGCAGGCGGCGGTGGCCGAGTTCGAGCTGGAACAGGGGCAGAGCGCCGAATTCATGCTTGGCGGCATCGACGATCCGCGGCTAGTCACCGGTGGCAGCGGCCTGTGCCTGGAACGCACATTGAAGTTCTGGCGCGACTGGATCGGCCAGTCCAACTACCGCGGCCGCTGGCGCGAGATGGTCAACCGCTCGGCCCTGGCGCTGAAGCTGCTGACCTCGCGCAAGCACGGGGCGATCCTCGCCGCCGCCACCTTCGGCCTGCCGGAAACCCCGGGCGGCGAACGCAACTGGGATTACCGCTACACCTGGATCCGCGACGCGTCGTTCACCGTCTACGCCTTCATGCGCCTGGGCTTCGTCGCGGAGGCCAACGCCTACATGCGCTGGCTGCGCGGGCGGGTCAGCGACTGCTGCGGCCAGCCGGCCAAGCTGAATATCCTGTACGCCATCGACGGCCGCCAGCAGCTGCCGGAAACCCGGTTGCCGCACCTGTCCGGGCATGGCGGCGCGACGCCGGTGCGTATCGGCAACCAGGCCTATGAACAGGTCCAGTTGGACATCTTCGGCGAGCTGCTGGACGCGGTGTACCTGGTCAACAAATACGGCGAGGCGATTTCCCACGAAGGCTGGAAACACGTGGTGGACGTGGTGGATCAGGTCTGCAGCAGCTGGGACGGCGAGGATGTGGGCATCTGGGAAATGCGCGGCGAGCAGCATCATTTCCTGCATTCGCGGCTGATGTGCTGGGTCGCCCTGGACCGGGCCATCCGCCTCGCCTCGAAGCGCTCGCTGCCGGCGCCGTTCGCCCGCTGGGACCAGACCCGCCAGGCAATCTACGACGATATCTGGAGCAACTTCTGGAACGCGGAACGCGGGCATTTCGTCCAGTACCGGGGCGGCACCGCGCTGGACGGCTCGATGCTGCTGATGCCGCTGGTGCGCTTCGTCGGCGCCCGCGACCCACGCTGGCTGGCGACCCTGGAAGCCATCGAGAGGACCCTGGTGCGCGACGGCATGGTCTACCGCTACCGCAACGAAGACAGGCAGATCGACGGCCTGGCCGGCACCGAAGGCGCATTCGCCGCCTGCTCGTTCTGGTACGTCGAATGCCTGGCCCGCGCCGGCCGGCTGGACCAGGCCCACCTGGAGTTCGAGCAACTGCTGCGCTACGCCAACCCGCTGGGGCTGTACGCCGAAGAGTTCGACAGCCATGCCCGGCACCTGGGCAACACTCCTCAGGCACTGACCCACCTGGCCTTGATCAGCGCCGCGAGTTTTCTCGATCGCCGGCTCAGTGGCGAGAAGATCCTCTGGCAGCCTTGA
- a CDS encoding MFS transporter, whose protein sequence is MANPYRELFNAPGSRAFVVAGMIARMPMSMTGIGLITMLAQLKGGYALAGAVAATFALATAFCAPQVSRMVDRFGQGRVLPIAAGVGGGALLALLLCTRLQTPHWTLFLFAALAGCMPSMPAMVRARWTELYRGQPQLQTAYALESVLDEVCFIVGPPLSVGLCVAAFPEAGPLAALLMLAIGVTALVAQRATEPPVHPHEARHDVSIIRSLELQLLVLLMIAMGMIVGVVDVVSVAFAQQQGQPAAASIVLSVYAIGSCLAGIAFGALKLNIPLPRLFMYGGIATAVTTLPLLLASNIFGLSLAVFVSGLFFAPTLIVAMALVENIVPPAKLTEGLTWLVTGVSIGVAIGAASSGWLVDAFGARSGFWVAQAAGVVVLGAAVQSCRRLTRSQPAVA, encoded by the coding sequence ATGGCAAACCCTTACCGCGAACTGTTCAACGCCCCCGGCAGCCGCGCTTTCGTGGTAGCGGGGATGATTGCGCGGATGCCGATGTCGATGACCGGCATCGGCCTGATCACCATGTTGGCCCAGCTCAAGGGCGGCTACGCGCTGGCCGGTGCGGTGGCGGCGACCTTCGCCCTGGCCACGGCCTTTTGCGCGCCCCAGGTGTCGCGCATGGTCGACCGCTTCGGCCAGGGCCGGGTGCTGCCGATCGCCGCCGGTGTGGGCGGCGGGGCACTGCTGGCGTTGCTGCTGTGCACCCGCTTGCAGACGCCGCACTGGACGCTGTTCCTGTTCGCCGCCCTGGCCGGCTGCATGCCGAGCATGCCGGCCATGGTCCGCGCCCGCTGGACCGAGCTGTACCGCGGCCAGCCACAGTTGCAGACCGCCTATGCCCTGGAGTCGGTGCTCGATGAGGTGTGCTTTATCGTCGGCCCGCCGTTGTCGGTGGGGCTGTGCGTGGCGGCCTTCCCCGAGGCCGGGCCGCTGGCGGCGCTGCTGATGCTGGCGATCGGCGTCACCGCGCTGGTGGCGCAACGGGCGACCGAGCCGCCGGTGCATCCCCATGAGGCCCGGCACGACGTGTCGATCATCCGCTCGCTGGAGTTGCAGCTGCTGGTGCTGCTGATGATCGCCATGGGCATGATCGTCGGCGTGGTGGATGTGGTCAGCGTGGCGTTTGCCCAGCAGCAGGGGCAACCCGCGGCGGCGAGCATCGTGCTGTCGGTGTACGCCATCGGTTCCTGCCTGGCGGGCATCGCCTTCGGCGCGCTGAAACTGAATATCCCGCTGCCGCGGCTGTTCATGTACGGCGGTATCGCCACCGCCGTGACCACCCTGCCATTGCTGCTGGCGAGCAATATCTTCGGCCTGTCCCTGGCGGTATTCGTCTCCGGCCTGTTCTTCGCCCCGACCCTGATCGTCGCCATGGCCCTGGTGGAAAACATCGTGCCGCCGGCCAAGCTCACCGAAGGCCTGACCTGGCTGGTCACCGGGGTCAGCATCGGCGTGGCCATTGGTGCGGCCAGTTCCGGCTGGCTGGTGGATGCCTTTGGCGCGCGCAGCGGCTTCTGGGTAGCGCAGGCGGCGGGGGTGGTGGTACTGGGAGCGGCGGTGCAGAGCTGTCGTCGGCTGACCCGCAGCCAGCCGGCGGTCGCCTGA
- a CDS encoding GlxA family transcriptional regulator produces MSQTARTVHVLTFANAQVLDVTGPLQVFASANDLARHKGLPLPYAVNVIAAGDGPVTTSAGLALLAEPLPAPGTPCDTLVIAGGWGVYAAAEDPALVAWVRQQAALARRVASVCTGAFLLAASGWLDGRRVVTHWTRCEQLARQYPQLRVEANPIFINEGPVWTSAGVTAGIDLALALVEADLGHAMALDVARQLVVFLKRPGGQSQFSATLALQKQGSRFDDLHAWIAENLGRDLNIPALAERAGMSERSFVRHYRADTGQTPARAIEQIRVESARRLLGDSGVAIKRIAVQCGFGSEETLRRSFLRVVGVTPQAYRERFSPEGESGFQ; encoded by the coding sequence ATGTCCCAGACCGCCAGAACCGTTCATGTACTGACTTTCGCCAACGCCCAGGTACTCGACGTCACGGGCCCGCTGCAGGTGTTTGCTTCGGCCAACGACCTGGCGCGGCACAAAGGCCTGCCGCTGCCCTACGCGGTGAATGTGATCGCCGCGGGCGACGGGCCGGTGACCACCTCGGCCGGGCTGGCGCTGCTGGCCGAGCCCTTGCCGGCGCCGGGCACGCCTTGCGACACCCTGGTCATCGCCGGCGGCTGGGGCGTGTACGCCGCGGCGGAAGATCCGGCGCTGGTGGCCTGGGTCCGCCAGCAGGCGGCGCTGGCGCGGCGGGTGGCGTCGGTGTGCACCGGGGCGTTCCTGCTGGCCGCCAGCGGCTGGCTCGACGGGCGCCGGGTGGTTACCCACTGGACCCGCTGCGAGCAACTGGCGCGGCAATATCCGCAGCTGCGGGTGGAAGCCAACCCGATCTTCATCAACGAGGGGCCGGTCTGGACCTCGGCGGGCGTCACCGCCGGTATCGACCTGGCCCTGGCGCTGGTGGAGGCGGACCTGGGGCATGCCATGGCGCTGGACGTGGCCCGGCAACTGGTGGTGTTCCTCAAGCGCCCGGGCGGCCAGTCGCAGTTCAGCGCGACCCTGGCCCTGCAAAAACAGGGTAGCCGCTTCGACGACCTGCACGCCTGGATCGCCGAAAACCTCGGTCGCGACCTGAACATCCCGGCCCTGGCCGAGCGAGCCGGCATGAGCGAGCGCAGCTTTGTCCGCCACTACCGCGCCGACACCGGCCAGACCCCGGCCCGGGCCATCGAGCAGATCCGCGTGGAAAGCGCTCGGCGCCTGCTCGGCGACAGCGGCGTGGCGATCAAGCGCATCGCCGTGCAGTGCGGCTTCGGCAGCGAAGAAACCCTGCGCCGCAGCTTCCTGCGGGTCGTCGGCGTGACACCGCAGGCCTATCGGGAGCGCTTTTCGCCGGAGGGGGAGTCAGGCTTCCAGTAG
- a CDS encoding alpha/beta fold hydrolase has product MNNSPALEHVLTPRLHIAYEHHGPADGEPVILLHGFPYDPRSYDEIAPELAARGYRVIVPYLRGYGPTRFASPDILRSGQQAALAQDLLDLMDALEIPRAALAGFDWGGRAACIVAALWPERVRCLVSAEGYNIQDIARSTQPRPPETEHRLWYQYYFHTQRGVDGLTANRRELCALLWRLWSPTWDRGQELYGRSAPSFDNPDFVEVVIHSYRHRFMYAPGDPSLEHIEQALAQQPPIRVPTLSLCGGDDGVGPASEEDEDIGLFTGPYQRRVLPGVGHNVPQEAPHATLQALLELLEA; this is encoded by the coding sequence ATGAACAACTCGCCTGCGCTCGAACACGTCCTGACGCCCCGCCTGCACATCGCCTACGAACACCACGGCCCCGCCGACGGCGAGCCGGTGATACTGCTGCATGGTTTTCCCTACGACCCGCGCAGCTACGACGAGATCGCCCCCGAGCTGGCGGCGCGCGGCTATCGGGTGATAGTGCCGTACCTGCGCGGCTACGGCCCGACCCGCTTCGCCAGCCCGGACATCCTGCGTTCCGGGCAACAGGCGGCGCTGGCCCAGGACCTGCTGGACCTGATGGACGCCCTGGAGATCCCCCGGGCCGCCCTCGCCGGTTTCGACTGGGGCGGTCGCGCCGCCTGCATTGTCGCGGCCCTGTGGCCGGAGCGGGTGCGTTGCCTGGTGAGCGCCGAAGGCTACAACATCCAGGATATTGCCCGCTCGACCCAACCGCGGCCGCCCGAGACCGAGCACCGGCTCTGGTATCAGTATTATTTCCACACCCAACGCGGGGTCGACGGCCTGACCGCCAACCGTCGCGAACTGTGCGCACTGCTGTGGCGACTGTGGTCGCCGACCTGGGATCGCGGCCAGGAACTCTACGGCCGGAGCGCGCCGTCGTTCGACAACCCGGACTTCGTCGAGGTGGTGATCCACTCCTACCGGCATCGCTTCATGTACGCGCCGGGCGACCCGAGCCTGGAACACATCGAGCAGGCCCTGGCGCAGCAGCCGCCGATCCGCGTGCCGACCCTCTCGTTGTGCGGCGGCGATGACGGGGTCGGCCCGGCGAGCGAAGAGGACGAAGACATCGGCCTGTTCACTGGCCCTTACCAGCGCCGGGTCTTGCCCGGGGTCGGCCACAACGTGCCGCAGGAAGCGCCGCACGCCACCTTGCAGGCGTTGCTGGAACTACTGGAAGCCTGA
- a CDS encoding SAM-dependent methyltransferase, which yields MSTQAATPPLETYDPRLPYRIIQGSSVDTYQEKVVYTYRDSPDDWRKAIGDYLLFQFGIYDDPRSPQPISLDESGIRYFERQLKLAGLEEPDRPPLRRILDIGCGWGYILKYLAERFPECRRLEGVNVSSRQLDFCAKFHAEQGLSERISLYLCNAKDIELLPDADEPYDLVIIRGVISHFPDALYETTMRALSSRVREGGSVIISDNLYNTDPQTYTSDIPDEIDRLACKHRKTPQYFLQVLEQSGFALQDMRVLPANIDVVHWLMDAKANIENKALFPHGVTGALEELRVLAENWSVALLKNKVSTYSVIVKQPRRPGDSL from the coding sequence ATGAGCACTCAAGCCGCCACGCCGCCTCTCGAGACCTATGATCCCCGCCTGCCCTACCGGATCATCCAGGGTTCCAGTGTCGATACCTATCAGGAAAAGGTCGTGTACACCTATCGCGACAGCCCCGATGACTGGCGCAAGGCGATTGGCGATTACCTGCTGTTCCAGTTCGGCATCTACGACGATCCGCGCTCGCCGCAACCGATCAGCCTCGACGAGTCGGGGATCCGCTACTTCGAACGGCAACTGAAACTGGCCGGCCTGGAAGAGCCGGACCGCCCGCCGCTCAGGCGCATCCTCGATATCGGCTGCGGCTGGGGTTACATCCTCAAGTATCTGGCCGAGCGTTTTCCTGAATGCCGGCGCCTGGAAGGCGTGAACGTCAGCTCTCGCCAGCTCGATTTCTGCGCAAAGTTCCACGCCGAGCAAGGCCTGTCCGAGCGGATCAGCCTTTATCTGTGCAACGCCAAGGACATCGAGCTGCTGCCCGACGCCGACGAACCCTACGACCTGGTAATCATCCGCGGAGTGATCTCGCACTTCCCCGACGCCCTGTATGAAACCACCATGCGCGCACTCTCCAGCCGGGTCCGCGAAGGGGGTAGCGTGATTATCTCGGACAACCTCTACAACACCGATCCCCAGACCTACACCTCCGATATCCCGGATGAAATCGATCGTCTGGCCTGCAAGCACCGCAAGACGCCGCAGTACTTTCTCCAGGTATTGGAGCAGAGCGGTTTCGCCCTCCAGGACATGCGCGTGCTGCCCGCCAATATCGATGTCGTGCACTGGCTGATGGACGCCAAGGCCAATATCGAAAACAAGGCGCTGTTTCCCCATGGCGTGACGGGCGCGCTGGAAGAGTTGCGGGTACTGGCAGAAAACTGGTCGGTGGCGCTGCTCAAGAACAAGGTCTCGACCTATAGCGTGATCGTGAAACAGCCGCGTCGCCCGGGAGACTCTCTATGA